A section of the Mastomys coucha isolate ucsf_1 unplaced genomic scaffold, UCSF_Mcou_1 pScaffold15, whole genome shotgun sequence genome encodes:
- the LOC116092429 gene encoding cystatin 10, with amino-acid sequence MASLLNPLLPLFTALALTLALAVIPAASTNAEAKKVAVGGVEPADPKDQEVQKVINFAVRTYNDMDNDLYLSRPIQVMSANQQVVAGKNYYLKIELGRTTCTKAESNLADCPFNEQPDQQNRVICNFQINIVPWLNKMSMTNFNCYNA; translated from the exons ATGGCAAGTTTGTTGAACCCCTTGCTGCCCCTGTTTACCGCTTTGGCCCTGACACTGGCCCTGGCTGTGATCCCTGCAGCCAGTACTAATGCTGAAGCCAAGAAGGTGGCAGTAGGTGGTGTGGAGCCAGCCGACCCTAAGGATCAGGAGGTGCAGAAAGTGATAAACTTTGCTGTTAGGACCTACAATGATATGGACAATGACCTGTACCTTAGCAGGCCAATACAAGTGATGAGCGCCAACCAGCAG gTTGTGGCTGGGAAGAACTACTACTTGAAAATTGAGCTAGGCCGAACCACATGTACCAAAGCTGAGTCTAATTTAGCTGATTGTCCCTTCAATGAACAGCCAGATCAGCAGAAC AGAGTCATCTGTAATTTCCAGATCAACATTGTACCTTGGCTGAACAAGATGTCCATGACAAATTTCAACTGTTACAATGCCTGA